One window of Hydractinia symbiolongicarpus strain clone_291-10 chromosome 3, HSymV2.1, whole genome shotgun sequence genomic DNA carries:
- the LOC130636694 gene encoding uncharacterized protein LOC130636694 isoform X2 has protein sequence MSTFNSRGLIFRRPTPVHNCSCENESLNVKGGIGHTNFFFQVMAFPVNTAELTKLVECNICLHSLVAPKQLLCGHTFCKGCLDDLLKFDENGSASIECPMKCDDITSISMDKTTEFLPANFALMGVLDLLNKHTECDLNDKKKAKEPKEKPKEICHQSTGCQKPASRSCSQCSLKSCTNCWSSHSCNKGFYTSISFDGKSGKIQPLCQKHQSIASDVCIKCDNLFICIYCSNREHKDHEMNSIEEIGTLIKHSFAPQMESLKWADGILQELSLTYDNTSVDLKNYRERYVKEIKARKLYCLQEYAKMLNKMEEGLYEDFDNKIALFRAEVSSVGLLQNQGGNNLSDFYQILNRKALYELIAEQKEIEKNIRQLASLPYTLPRLKIFVGEMPASSMFQAPFGKVEISVDKINSCDLYVNQVKFCIFELHPFQKTFNLERLGSDFKSYMELSEEYCENVDYETIDYETIVNFTKNKARSAENTAIKKTKIIKDKQQRKFQYTSYDEVLSLIKQNDAEAFRVSLTRHPNLANVRDFDGSTLLIDAAYHNKPSIVEILLKHNSDVWAIDMNGDNAYHFCARLGYEDVLRILINHDHSRINQGNKFGNTPLHDAYENDSDGCVRLLLATPGVRRDILNMHHQKPSQVTVGSVVKDKLSCRLRSAITKIKRLSRKSVLKIIATKYCRRHLNQHGAIKLRYTSYNLMMA, from the exons ATGTCTACTTTTAACTCACGTGGTTTGATTTTTAGACGGCCAACTCCTGTTCATAATTGTAGCTGCGAAAACGAAAGTTTAAATGTGAAAGGAGGAATCGGACatactaactttttttttcag GTAATGGCATTTCCAGTAAATACAGCCGAACTAACAAAGTTGGTAGAAtgtaatatttgtttacattctttAGTTGCACCCAAGCAATTGCTTTGTGGACATACATTTTGTAAAGGTTGTCTTGATGATCTCTTAAAATTTGATGAAAATGGAAGTGCAAGTATTGAGTGTCCTATGAAGTGTGATGACATTACTTCCATTAGTATGGACAAAACTACTGAATTTTTGCCAGCAAATTTTGCGTTAATGGGAGTTTTGGATTTATTAAACAAGCATACAGAATG TGATTTAAATGATAAGAAAAAAGCGAAAGAGCCAAAAGAAAAACCCAAAGAAATATGTCATCAATCAACGGGGTGTCAAAAACCAGCGTCTCGTTCCTGCTCACAATGTAGTCTTAAATCTTGTACCAATTGTTGGTCCTCGCATTCATGCAATAAAGGTTTTTATACGTCTATTTCATTTGATGGAAAGTCTGGTAAAATTCAACCTCTATGCCAAAAGCATCAGTCTATTGCAAGTGATGTTTGCATTAAATGTGATAATTTGTTTATATGCATCTACTGCTCAAACAGAGAACATAAAGATCATGAAATGAATTCCATTGAGGAAATTGGGACCCTAATAAAACATTCATTTGCCCCACAAATGGAGTCCCTCAAGTGGGCAGATGGTATTTTGCAGGAATTATCTTTAACATATGATAACACTTCGGTCGATCTTAAAAATTATAGAGAACGTTATGTGAAGGAAATTAAAGCAAGGAAATTATATTGTTTGCAAGAATATGCAAAGATGTTGAATAAAATGGAAGAGGGCTTGTATGAAGATTTTGATAATAAAATAGCATTATTCAGAGCAGAAGTATCCAGTGTTGGATTGCTTCAAAACCAAGGGGGGAATAATCTTTCGGActtttatcaaattttgaatCGCAAGGCACTTTATGAACTAATTGCTGAACAGAAGGAGATTGAAAAAAACATTAGGCAATTGGCTTCCTTACCATATACATTGCCACGTCTTAAAATTTTCGTAGGAGAAATGCCTGCTTCCTCAATGTTTCAAGCACCATTTGGAAAAGTAGAAATATCTGTGGATAAAATAAATTCTTGTGACTTAtatgtaaatcaagtaaaattttgtatttttgagtTACACCCATTTCAGAAGACATTTAACTTGGAACGACTAGGGAGTGATTTCAAGTCGTACATGGAACTATCAGaag AGTATTGTGAAAATGTTGactatgaaacaattgattACGAAACAATTGTTAATTTTACCAAGAATAAAGCAAG aaGTGCTGAAAATACTGcaattaagaaaactaaaatTATTAAAGACAAACAGCAAAGAAAATTTCAGTACACATCATATGACG aagTCTTATCTCTTATTAAACAAAATGATGCAGAAGCATTCCGTGTTAGTTTGACACGACATCCTAATTTGGCAAATGTAAGAGATTTTGATGGATCAACGCTATTAATTGATGCTGCATATCATAACAAGCCATCTATCGTAGAAATTTTACTTAAACATAACAGTGATGTTTGGGCAATAGACATGAATGGAGATAATGCCTATCACTTTTGTGCCAGATTAGGTTATGAGGACGTGCTAAGAATTTTAATCAATCATGACCACTCTCGCATTAATCAGGGAAACAAGTTTGGTAACACACCTTTGCACGATGCATATGAAAATGACAGTGATGGGTGTGTTCGGTTGTTGCTGGCCACACCTGGTGTAAGGCGTGATATATTAAATATGCATCATCAGAAGCCTTCTCAAGTCACTGTTGGTTCAGTGGTTAAAGATAAACTGTCATGTAGATTGCG GTCTGCTATCACAAAGATAAAAAG gtTATCGAGAAAATCGGTGTTGAAAATAATTGCCACGAAATACTGCAGGAGACATCTTAATCAACATGGCGCCATCAAATTGCGGTATACGAGTTATAACTTGATGATGGCTTAA
- the LOC130635480 gene encoding uncharacterized protein LOC130635480: MLLGGLGIVGAMVLHRVYLASNNGNISTLLFLVILYCILLIDQYINIRKTRKYLDTLSEGVVRFCVDMARVKPQLKIKISASHEPNNEEGLHETFSEVIDVPIASWKHKDKVYDFQEPAVWKVSENIVWSENDSEERFHEYLFHLESIYHRHEEQSTCKFELYTPGFKDCTFYCGYKSVLSLSYWSFSICPDLLFTLAVAI; encoded by the exons ATGCTACTAG gagGACTTGGAATAGTAGGGGCGATGGTATTACATCGAGTCTATTTAGCCAGTAACAACGGAAATATTTCAACACTACTGTTTCTCGTTATACTTTACTGTATACTGTTAATAGATCAGTACATCAACATAAGAAAGACGCGAAAATACTTGGATACACTTTCTGAAGGTGTTGTCAGATTTTGTGTAGATATGGCGAGAGTCAAGCCAcagctgaaaataaaaatatctgcTTCTCATGAACCAAATAATGAGGAAGGTTTGCACGAAACATTCTCTGAGGTAATAGACGTTCCGATTGCATCGTGGAAACATAAAGATAAAGTGTATGATTTTCAAGAGCCTGCTGTCTGGAAGGTGAGCGAGAATATTGTTTGGAGTGAAAACGATAGCGAAGAACGATTTCATGAATATTTATTCCACTTGGAGAGTATTTATCATCGTCATGAAGAACAATCTACATGCAAGTTCGAACTATATACACCTGGTTTCAAGGAttgcactttttactgtggataCAAATCAGTTTTGTCCTTATCTTATTGGAGTTTTAGTATTTGTCCTGATCTCCTTTTTACACTGGCCGTTGCGATATAA
- the LOC130636694 gene encoding uncharacterized protein LOC130636694 isoform X3, whose translation MSTFNSRGLIFRRPTPVHNCSCENESLNVKGGIGHTNFFFQLTYREKTTSWICKSFAPKQLLCGHTFCKGCLDDLLKFDENGSASIECPMKCDDITSISMDKTTEFLPANFALMGVLDLLNKHTECDLNDKKKAKEPKEKPKEICHQSTGCQKPASRSCSQCSLKSCTNCWSSHSCNKGFYTSISFDGKSGKIQPLCQKHQSIASDVCIKCDNLFICIYCSNREHKDHEMNSIEEIGTLIKHSFAPQMESLKWADGILQELSLTYDNTSVDLKNYRERYVKEIKARKLYCLQEYAKMLNKMEEGLYEDFDNKIALFRAEVSSVGLLQNQGGNNLSDFYQILNRKALYELIAEQKEIEKNIRQLASLPYTLPRLKIFVGEMPASSMFQAPFGKVEISVDKINSCDLYVNQVKFCIFELHPFQKTFNLERLGSDFKSYMELSEEYCENVDYETIDYETIVNFTKNKARSAENTAIKKTKIIKDKQQRKFQYTSYDEVLSLIKQNDAEAFRVSLTRHPNLANVRDFDGSTLLIDAAYHNKPSIVEILLKHNSDVWAIDMNGDNAYHFCARLGYEDVLRILINHDHSRINQGNKFGNTPLHDAYENDSDGCVRLLLATPGVRRDILNMHHQKPSQVTVGSVVKDKLSCRLRSAITKIKRLSRKSVLKIIATKYCRRHLNQHGAIKLRSIASQHESL comes from the exons ATGTCTACTTTTAACTCACGTGGTTTGATTTTTAGACGGCCAACTCCTGTTCATAATTGTAGCTGCGAAAACGAAAGTTTAAATGTGAAAGGAGGAATCGGACatactaactttttttttcag CTCACCTACCGTGAAAAAACGACAAGTTGGATATGTAAAAGCT TTGCACCCAAGCAATTGCTTTGTGGACATACATTTTGTAAAGGTTGTCTTGATGATCTCTTAAAATTTGATGAAAATGGAAGTGCAAGTATTGAGTGTCCTATGAAGTGTGATGACATTACTTCCATTAGTATGGACAAAACTACTGAATTTTTGCCAGCAAATTTTGCGTTAATGGGAGTTTTGGATTTATTAAACAAGCATACAGAATG TGATTTAAATGATAAGAAAAAAGCGAAAGAGCCAAAAGAAAAACCCAAAGAAATATGTCATCAATCAACGGGGTGTCAAAAACCAGCGTCTCGTTCCTGCTCACAATGTAGTCTTAAATCTTGTACCAATTGTTGGTCCTCGCATTCATGCAATAAAGGTTTTTATACGTCTATTTCATTTGATGGAAAGTCTGGTAAAATTCAACCTCTATGCCAAAAGCATCAGTCTATTGCAAGTGATGTTTGCATTAAATGTGATAATTTGTTTATATGCATCTACTGCTCAAACAGAGAACATAAAGATCATGAAATGAATTCCATTGAGGAAATTGGGACCCTAATAAAACATTCATTTGCCCCACAAATGGAGTCCCTCAAGTGGGCAGATGGTATTTTGCAGGAATTATCTTTAACATATGATAACACTTCGGTCGATCTTAAAAATTATAGAGAACGTTATGTGAAGGAAATTAAAGCAAGGAAATTATATTGTTTGCAAGAATATGCAAAGATGTTGAATAAAATGGAAGAGGGCTTGTATGAAGATTTTGATAATAAAATAGCATTATTCAGAGCAGAAGTATCCAGTGTTGGATTGCTTCAAAACCAAGGGGGGAATAATCTTTCGGActtttatcaaattttgaatCGCAAGGCACTTTATGAACTAATTGCTGAACAGAAGGAGATTGAAAAAAACATTAGGCAATTGGCTTCCTTACCATATACATTGCCACGTCTTAAAATTTTCGTAGGAGAAATGCCTGCTTCCTCAATGTTTCAAGCACCATTTGGAAAAGTAGAAATATCTGTGGATAAAATAAATTCTTGTGACTTAtatgtaaatcaagtaaaattttgtatttttgagtTACACCCATTTCAGAAGACATTTAACTTGGAACGACTAGGGAGTGATTTCAAGTCGTACATGGAACTATCAGaag AGTATTGTGAAAATGTTGactatgaaacaattgattACGAAACAATTGTTAATTTTACCAAGAATAAAGCAAG aaGTGCTGAAAATACTGcaattaagaaaactaaaatTATTAAAGACAAACAGCAAAGAAAATTTCAGTACACATCATATGACG aagTCTTATCTCTTATTAAACAAAATGATGCAGAAGCATTCCGTGTTAGTTTGACACGACATCCTAATTTGGCAAATGTAAGAGATTTTGATGGATCAACGCTATTAATTGATGCTGCATATCATAACAAGCCATCTATCGTAGAAATTTTACTTAAACATAACAGTGATGTTTGGGCAATAGACATGAATGGAGATAATGCCTATCACTTTTGTGCCAGATTAGGTTATGAGGACGTGCTAAGAATTTTAATCAATCATGACCACTCTCGCATTAATCAGGGAAACAAGTTTGGTAACACACCTTTGCACGATGCATATGAAAATGACAGTGATGGGTGTGTTCGGTTGTTGCTGGCCACACCTGGTGTAAGGCGTGATATATTAAATATGCATCATCAGAAGCCTTCTCAAGTCACTGTTGGTTCAGTGGTTAAAGATAAACTGTCATGTAGATTGCG GTCTGCTATCACAAAGATAAAAAG gtTATCGAGAAAATCGGTGTTGAAAATAATTGCCACGAAATACTGCAGGAGACATCTTAATCAACATGGCGCCATCAAATTGCG ATCCATCGCGTCACAACATGAAAGCCTTTAG
- the LOC130636694 gene encoding uncharacterized protein LOC130636694 isoform X5, which produces MKCDDITSISMDKTTEFLPANFALMGVLDLLNKHTECDLNDKKKAKEPKEKPKEICHQSTGCQKPASRSCSQCSLKSCTNCWSSHSCNKGFYTSISFDGKSGKIQPLCQKHQSIASDVCIKCDNLFICIYCSNREHKDHEMNSIEEIGTLIKHSFAPQMESLKWADGILQELSLTYDNTSVDLKNYRERYVKEIKARKLYCLQEYAKMLNKMEEGLYEDFDNKIALFRAEVSSVGLLQNQGGNNLSDFYQILNRKALYELIAEQKEIEKNIRQLASLPYTLPRLKIFVGEMPASSMFQAPFGKVEISVDKINSCDLYVNQVKFCIFELHPFQKTFNLERLGSDFKSYMELSEEYCENVDYETIDYETIVNFTKNKARSAENTAIKKTKIIKDKQQRKFQYTSYDEVLSLIKQNDAEAFRVSLTRHPNLANVRDFDGSTLLIDAAYHNKPSIVEILLKHNSDVWAIDMNGDNAYHFCARLGYEDVLRILINHDHSRINQGNKFGNTPLHDAYENDSDGCVRLLLATPGVRRDILNMHHQKPSQVTVGSVVKDKLSCRLRSAITKIKRLSRKSVLKIIATKYCRRHLNQHGAIKLRSIASQHESL; this is translated from the exons ATGAAGTGTGATGACATTACTTCCATTAGTATGGACAAAACTACTGAATTTTTGCCAGCAAATTTTGCGTTAATGGGAGTTTTGGATTTATTAAACAAGCATACAGAATG TGATTTAAATGATAAGAAAAAAGCGAAAGAGCCAAAAGAAAAACCCAAAGAAATATGTCATCAATCAACGGGGTGTCAAAAACCAGCGTCTCGTTCCTGCTCACAATGTAGTCTTAAATCTTGTACCAATTGTTGGTCCTCGCATTCATGCAATAAAGGTTTTTATACGTCTATTTCATTTGATGGAAAGTCTGGTAAAATTCAACCTCTATGCCAAAAGCATCAGTCTATTGCAAGTGATGTTTGCATTAAATGTGATAATTTGTTTATATGCATCTACTGCTCAAACAGAGAACATAAAGATCATGAAATGAATTCCATTGAGGAAATTGGGACCCTAATAAAACATTCATTTGCCCCACAAATGGAGTCCCTCAAGTGGGCAGATGGTATTTTGCAGGAATTATCTTTAACATATGATAACACTTCGGTCGATCTTAAAAATTATAGAGAACGTTATGTGAAGGAAATTAAAGCAAGGAAATTATATTGTTTGCAAGAATATGCAAAGATGTTGAATAAAATGGAAGAGGGCTTGTATGAAGATTTTGATAATAAAATAGCATTATTCAGAGCAGAAGTATCCAGTGTTGGATTGCTTCAAAACCAAGGGGGGAATAATCTTTCGGActtttatcaaattttgaatCGCAAGGCACTTTATGAACTAATTGCTGAACAGAAGGAGATTGAAAAAAACATTAGGCAATTGGCTTCCTTACCATATACATTGCCACGTCTTAAAATTTTCGTAGGAGAAATGCCTGCTTCCTCAATGTTTCAAGCACCATTTGGAAAAGTAGAAATATCTGTGGATAAAATAAATTCTTGTGACTTAtatgtaaatcaagtaaaattttgtatttttgagtTACACCCATTTCAGAAGACATTTAACTTGGAACGACTAGGGAGTGATTTCAAGTCGTACATGGAACTATCAGaag AGTATTGTGAAAATGTTGactatgaaacaattgattACGAAACAATTGTTAATTTTACCAAGAATAAAGCAAG aaGTGCTGAAAATACTGcaattaagaaaactaaaatTATTAAAGACAAACAGCAAAGAAAATTTCAGTACACATCATATGACG aagTCTTATCTCTTATTAAACAAAATGATGCAGAAGCATTCCGTGTTAGTTTGACACGACATCCTAATTTGGCAAATGTAAGAGATTTTGATGGATCAACGCTATTAATTGATGCTGCATATCATAACAAGCCATCTATCGTAGAAATTTTACTTAAACATAACAGTGATGTTTGGGCAATAGACATGAATGGAGATAATGCCTATCACTTTTGTGCCAGATTAGGTTATGAGGACGTGCTAAGAATTTTAATCAATCATGACCACTCTCGCATTAATCAGGGAAACAAGTTTGGTAACACACCTTTGCACGATGCATATGAAAATGACAGTGATGGGTGTGTTCGGTTGTTGCTGGCCACACCTGGTGTAAGGCGTGATATATTAAATATGCATCATCAGAAGCCTTCTCAAGTCACTGTTGGTTCAGTGGTTAAAGATAAACTGTCATGTAGATTGCG GTCTGCTATCACAAAGATAAAAAG gtTATCGAGAAAATCGGTGTTGAAAATAATTGCCACGAAATACTGCAGGAGACATCTTAATCAACATGGCGCCATCAAATTGCG ATCCATCGCGTCACAACATGAAAGCCTTTAG
- the LOC130636694 gene encoding uncharacterized protein LOC130636694 isoform X4, which translates to MAFPVNTAELTKLVECNICLHSLVAPKQLLCGHTFCKGCLDDLLKFDENGSASIECPMKCDDITSISMDKTTEFLPANFALMGVLDLLNKHTECDLNDKKKAKEPKEKPKEICHQSTGCQKPASRSCSQCSLKSCTNCWSSHSCNKGFYTSISFDGKSGKIQPLCQKHQSIASDVCIKCDNLFICIYCSNREHKDHEMNSIEEIGTLIKHSFAPQMESLKWADGILQELSLTYDNTSVDLKNYRERYVKEIKARKLYCLQEYAKMLNKMEEGLYEDFDNKIALFRAEVSSVGLLQNQGGNNLSDFYQILNRKALYELIAEQKEIEKNIRQLASLPYTLPRLKIFVGEMPASSMFQAPFGKVEISVDKINSCDLYVNQVKFCIFELHPFQKTFNLERLGSDFKSYMELSEEYCENVDYETIDYETIVNFTKNKARSAENTAIKKTKIIKDKQQRKFQYTSYDEVLSLIKQNDAEAFRVSLTRHPNLANVRDFDGSTLLIDAAYHNKPSIVEILLKHNSDVWAIDMNGDNAYHFCARLGYEDVLRILINHDHSRINQGNKFGNTPLHDAYENDSDGCVRLLLATPGVRRDILNMHHQKPSQVTVGSVVKDKLSCRLRSAITKIKRLSRKSVLKIIATKYCRRHLNQHGAIKLRSIASQHESL; encoded by the exons ATGGCATTTCCAGTAAATACAGCCGAACTAACAAAGTTGGTAGAAtgtaatatttgtttacattctttAGTTGCACCCAAGCAATTGCTTTGTGGACATACATTTTGTAAAGGTTGTCTTGATGATCTCTTAAAATTTGATGAAAATGGAAGTGCAAGTATTGAGTGTCCTATGAAGTGTGATGACATTACTTCCATTAGTATGGACAAAACTACTGAATTTTTGCCAGCAAATTTTGCGTTAATGGGAGTTTTGGATTTATTAAACAAGCATACAGAATG TGATTTAAATGATAAGAAAAAAGCGAAAGAGCCAAAAGAAAAACCCAAAGAAATATGTCATCAATCAACGGGGTGTCAAAAACCAGCGTCTCGTTCCTGCTCACAATGTAGTCTTAAATCTTGTACCAATTGTTGGTCCTCGCATTCATGCAATAAAGGTTTTTATACGTCTATTTCATTTGATGGAAAGTCTGGTAAAATTCAACCTCTATGCCAAAAGCATCAGTCTATTGCAAGTGATGTTTGCATTAAATGTGATAATTTGTTTATATGCATCTACTGCTCAAACAGAGAACATAAAGATCATGAAATGAATTCCATTGAGGAAATTGGGACCCTAATAAAACATTCATTTGCCCCACAAATGGAGTCCCTCAAGTGGGCAGATGGTATTTTGCAGGAATTATCTTTAACATATGATAACACTTCGGTCGATCTTAAAAATTATAGAGAACGTTATGTGAAGGAAATTAAAGCAAGGAAATTATATTGTTTGCAAGAATATGCAAAGATGTTGAATAAAATGGAAGAGGGCTTGTATGAAGATTTTGATAATAAAATAGCATTATTCAGAGCAGAAGTATCCAGTGTTGGATTGCTTCAAAACCAAGGGGGGAATAATCTTTCGGActtttatcaaattttgaatCGCAAGGCACTTTATGAACTAATTGCTGAACAGAAGGAGATTGAAAAAAACATTAGGCAATTGGCTTCCTTACCATATACATTGCCACGTCTTAAAATTTTCGTAGGAGAAATGCCTGCTTCCTCAATGTTTCAAGCACCATTTGGAAAAGTAGAAATATCTGTGGATAAAATAAATTCTTGTGACTTAtatgtaaatcaagtaaaattttgtatttttgagtTACACCCATTTCAGAAGACATTTAACTTGGAACGACTAGGGAGTGATTTCAAGTCGTACATGGAACTATCAGaag AGTATTGTGAAAATGTTGactatgaaacaattgattACGAAACAATTGTTAATTTTACCAAGAATAAAGCAAG aaGTGCTGAAAATACTGcaattaagaaaactaaaatTATTAAAGACAAACAGCAAAGAAAATTTCAGTACACATCATATGACG aagTCTTATCTCTTATTAAACAAAATGATGCAGAAGCATTCCGTGTTAGTTTGACACGACATCCTAATTTGGCAAATGTAAGAGATTTTGATGGATCAACGCTATTAATTGATGCTGCATATCATAACAAGCCATCTATCGTAGAAATTTTACTTAAACATAACAGTGATGTTTGGGCAATAGACATGAATGGAGATAATGCCTATCACTTTTGTGCCAGATTAGGTTATGAGGACGTGCTAAGAATTTTAATCAATCATGACCACTCTCGCATTAATCAGGGAAACAAGTTTGGTAACACACCTTTGCACGATGCATATGAAAATGACAGTGATGGGTGTGTTCGGTTGTTGCTGGCCACACCTGGTGTAAGGCGTGATATATTAAATATGCATCATCAGAAGCCTTCTCAAGTCACTGTTGGTTCAGTGGTTAAAGATAAACTGTCATGTAGATTGCG GTCTGCTATCACAAAGATAAAAAG gtTATCGAGAAAATCGGTGTTGAAAATAATTGCCACGAAATACTGCAGGAGACATCTTAATCAACATGGCGCCATCAAATTGCG ATCCATCGCGTCACAACATGAAAGCCTTTAG
- the LOC130636694 gene encoding uncharacterized protein LOC130636694 isoform X1, producing the protein MSTFNSRGLIFRRPTPVHNCSCENESLNVKGGIGHTNFFFQVMAFPVNTAELTKLVECNICLHSLVAPKQLLCGHTFCKGCLDDLLKFDENGSASIECPMKCDDITSISMDKTTEFLPANFALMGVLDLLNKHTECDLNDKKKAKEPKEKPKEICHQSTGCQKPASRSCSQCSLKSCTNCWSSHSCNKGFYTSISFDGKSGKIQPLCQKHQSIASDVCIKCDNLFICIYCSNREHKDHEMNSIEEIGTLIKHSFAPQMESLKWADGILQELSLTYDNTSVDLKNYRERYVKEIKARKLYCLQEYAKMLNKMEEGLYEDFDNKIALFRAEVSSVGLLQNQGGNNLSDFYQILNRKALYELIAEQKEIEKNIRQLASLPYTLPRLKIFVGEMPASSMFQAPFGKVEISVDKINSCDLYVNQVKFCIFELHPFQKTFNLERLGSDFKSYMELSEEYCENVDYETIDYETIVNFTKNKARSAENTAIKKTKIIKDKQQRKFQYTSYDEVLSLIKQNDAEAFRVSLTRHPNLANVRDFDGSTLLIDAAYHNKPSIVEILLKHNSDVWAIDMNGDNAYHFCARLGYEDVLRILINHDHSRINQGNKFGNTPLHDAYENDSDGCVRLLLATPGVRRDILNMHHQKPSQVTVGSVVKDKLSCRLRSAITKIKRLSRKSVLKIIATKYCRRHLNQHGAIKLRSIASQHESL; encoded by the exons ATGTCTACTTTTAACTCACGTGGTTTGATTTTTAGACGGCCAACTCCTGTTCATAATTGTAGCTGCGAAAACGAAAGTTTAAATGTGAAAGGAGGAATCGGACatactaactttttttttcag GTAATGGCATTTCCAGTAAATACAGCCGAACTAACAAAGTTGGTAGAAtgtaatatttgtttacattctttAGTTGCACCCAAGCAATTGCTTTGTGGACATACATTTTGTAAAGGTTGTCTTGATGATCTCTTAAAATTTGATGAAAATGGAAGTGCAAGTATTGAGTGTCCTATGAAGTGTGATGACATTACTTCCATTAGTATGGACAAAACTACTGAATTTTTGCCAGCAAATTTTGCGTTAATGGGAGTTTTGGATTTATTAAACAAGCATACAGAATG TGATTTAAATGATAAGAAAAAAGCGAAAGAGCCAAAAGAAAAACCCAAAGAAATATGTCATCAATCAACGGGGTGTCAAAAACCAGCGTCTCGTTCCTGCTCACAATGTAGTCTTAAATCTTGTACCAATTGTTGGTCCTCGCATTCATGCAATAAAGGTTTTTATACGTCTATTTCATTTGATGGAAAGTCTGGTAAAATTCAACCTCTATGCCAAAAGCATCAGTCTATTGCAAGTGATGTTTGCATTAAATGTGATAATTTGTTTATATGCATCTACTGCTCAAACAGAGAACATAAAGATCATGAAATGAATTCCATTGAGGAAATTGGGACCCTAATAAAACATTCATTTGCCCCACAAATGGAGTCCCTCAAGTGGGCAGATGGTATTTTGCAGGAATTATCTTTAACATATGATAACACTTCGGTCGATCTTAAAAATTATAGAGAACGTTATGTGAAGGAAATTAAAGCAAGGAAATTATATTGTTTGCAAGAATATGCAAAGATGTTGAATAAAATGGAAGAGGGCTTGTATGAAGATTTTGATAATAAAATAGCATTATTCAGAGCAGAAGTATCCAGTGTTGGATTGCTTCAAAACCAAGGGGGGAATAATCTTTCGGActtttatcaaattttgaatCGCAAGGCACTTTATGAACTAATTGCTGAACAGAAGGAGATTGAAAAAAACATTAGGCAATTGGCTTCCTTACCATATACATTGCCACGTCTTAAAATTTTCGTAGGAGAAATGCCTGCTTCCTCAATGTTTCAAGCACCATTTGGAAAAGTAGAAATATCTGTGGATAAAATAAATTCTTGTGACTTAtatgtaaatcaagtaaaattttgtatttttgagtTACACCCATTTCAGAAGACATTTAACTTGGAACGACTAGGGAGTGATTTCAAGTCGTACATGGAACTATCAGaag AGTATTGTGAAAATGTTGactatgaaacaattgattACGAAACAATTGTTAATTTTACCAAGAATAAAGCAAG aaGTGCTGAAAATACTGcaattaagaaaactaaaatTATTAAAGACAAACAGCAAAGAAAATTTCAGTACACATCATATGACG aagTCTTATCTCTTATTAAACAAAATGATGCAGAAGCATTCCGTGTTAGTTTGACACGACATCCTAATTTGGCAAATGTAAGAGATTTTGATGGATCAACGCTATTAATTGATGCTGCATATCATAACAAGCCATCTATCGTAGAAATTTTACTTAAACATAACAGTGATGTTTGGGCAATAGACATGAATGGAGATAATGCCTATCACTTTTGTGCCAGATTAGGTTATGAGGACGTGCTAAGAATTTTAATCAATCATGACCACTCTCGCATTAATCAGGGAAACAAGTTTGGTAACACACCTTTGCACGATGCATATGAAAATGACAGTGATGGGTGTGTTCGGTTGTTGCTGGCCACACCTGGTGTAAGGCGTGATATATTAAATATGCATCATCAGAAGCCTTCTCAAGTCACTGTTGGTTCAGTGGTTAAAGATAAACTGTCATGTAGATTGCG GTCTGCTATCACAAAGATAAAAAG gtTATCGAGAAAATCGGTGTTGAAAATAATTGCCACGAAATACTGCAGGAGACATCTTAATCAACATGGCGCCATCAAATTGCG ATCCATCGCGTCACAACATGAAAGCCTTTAG